From the genome of Glycine max cultivar Williams 82 chromosome 2, Glycine_max_v4.0, whole genome shotgun sequence, one region includes:
- the LOC100809267 gene encoding uncharacterized protein — protein MFQGMMGFEGLVPRHKRSKSFPDKKRDGNDNPYNHLEASDRTNQDTGYLTECVKPRKKQTPTSDLQHSLKQEILLLEKRLQDQFEVRCTLEKALGYRPTSLVNSNETILPKPTSKLIKEIAVLELEVVYLEQYLLSLYRKAFDQQLPSVAPFTKEEKVKSPPSTPRARLVEVSKPEVLTKRGSSAVQSIDHELDTLQKEYSGYEHETLRKEYNVHQPEGKRLDSSVYRCHSSLSQCTTFTTRVSAPAAEVLTESLRTCHSQPLSMMEVNHNNQPGRHLGTRISDHIPDTPNRLSEDMVKCISAIYCKLADPSTTNPGLSSPSSSLSSTSAFSIADQVDMWSPGLRNNSSFDVRLDNPFHVEGLKEFSGPYSTMVEVSWIYRENQKFGDTEQLLKNFRSLICQLEEVDPGKLKNEDKLAFWINIHNALVMHAFLAYGIPQNNVKRVFLLLKAAYNIGGHTISADTIQNTILRCRLPRPGQWFRLFFSPRTKFKAGDGRQAYPIERPEPLLHFALCSGNHSDPAVRIYTPKRVLQELEVAKEEYIRATFGVRKDQKILFPKLVESFVKDSGLCPAGTMEMIQKSLPESLRKSVKKCDLAKSKKSIEWIPHNFTFRYLIPKELVK, from the exons ATGTTCCAGG GCATGATGGGGTTTGAAGGGTTGGTTCCAAGGCACAAGCGTTCTAAGAG CTTTCCTGATAAAAAAAGAGACGGGAATGATAATCCATATAATCATCTTGAGGCCTCAGATCGAACAAACCAG GATACAGGGTACCTCACGGAATGCGTTAAACCTAGGAAAAAACAAACCCCTACAAGTGATCTTCAACATAGTTTGAagcaagag ATTCTACTATTAGAGAAAAGACTACAAGACCAATTTGAGGTTAGATGCACGTTAGAAAAGGCACTTGGATACAGACCTACATCTCTTGTTAATTCGAATGAAACGATACTGCCCAAG CCAACgtccaaattaattaaagaaattgcGGTGTTAGAGTTAGAAGTTGTGTATTTGGAACAATATCTTCTCTCCTTGTATCGTAAAGCATTTGATCAACAATTACCCTCTGTAGCTCCATTCACCAAGGAGGAAAAAGTAAAGTCTCCTCCATCAACACCTAGAGCAAGATTAGTTGAAGTATCTAAGCCTGAAGTGTTAACCAAAAGAGGAAGCTCTGCAGTACAATCAATTGATCATGAGCTTGATACTCTACAAAAGGAATATAGTGGATATGAACATGAGACGCTAAGGAAAgaatacaatgtacatcaaccAGAAGGAAAGCGTTTAGACTCAAGTGTATATCGTTGCCACTCCTCGTTATCCCAGTGTACAACATTTACAACAAGAGTATCTGCTCCAGCCGCAGAAGTATTAACCGAATCTCTGCGCACCTGCCATTCCCAACCATTGTCCATGATGGAGGTAAATCAT AATAATCAGCCTGGCAGACATCTTGGTACCCGAATATCTGATCATATTCCAGATACACCAAATAGGCTTTCTGAGGATATGGTCAAATGTATATCGGCTATATATTGCAAACTCGCGGATCCATCTACAACAAATCCAGGCCTTTCATCTCCCAGTTCATCCTTGTCTTCAACTAGTGCCTTTTCTATTGCAGATCAAGTAGACATGTGGAGTCCAGGTTTGAGGAATAATTCCTCATTCGATGTACGGTTAGACAATCCTTTCCATGTGGAAGGACTCAAGGAGTTTAGTGGGCCATACAGCACCATGGTTGAGGTATCATGGATTTACAGagaaaatcagaaatttggtgATACCGAGCAGTTGCTCAAGAATTTCAG GTCACTTATTTGTCAATTAGAAGAAGTAGATCCTGGGAAGTTGAAAAACGAGGACAAGTTAGCTTTCTGGATCAACATACACAATGCTTTGGTGATGCAT GCATTTTTGGCTTATGGAATTCCACAAAACAATGTGAAAAGGGTATTCCTTCTGTTAAAG GCTGCATATAACATTGGGGGTCATACAATCAGTGCAGACACAATACAGAACACTATACTCAGGTGCCGGTTGCCTCGCCCTGGACAG TGGTTTCGCTTGTTCTTTTCTCCAAGGACAAAATTCAAAGCTGGAGATGGACGACAAGCATACCCGATTGAGCGTCCTGAGCCTCTTCTACACTTTGCACTCTGTTCAGGAAACCATTCTGATCCAGCG GTACGCATATATACACCCAAGAGAGTGCTTCAAGAACTAGAAGTTGCAAAGGAAGAGTACATTCGAGCTACCTTTGGGGTACGCAAGGACCAGAAAATACTTTTTCCCAAGCTTGTAGAGTCTTTCGTCAAGGACTCGGGTTTGTGCCCTGCTGGTACCATGGAGATGATCCAAAAGTCTCTACCTGAATCTCTAAGAAAGAGTGTAAAGAAGTGTGACCTCGCAAAATCCAAGAAGAGCATAGAATGGATTCCACACAACTTTACTTTTCGATATCTCATACCTAAGGAGCTTGTAAAATAA
- the LOC100809805 gene encoding STS14 protein, translating into MKMVHGALFLLAAVATFHVSSEAEAPPLAPELSAEAREFLEAHNQARAAVGVEPLRWSEQLANVTSKLARYQRDKLGCEFANLSTGKYGANQLLAWGTAVTPRMAVEEWVKQKQFYNHADNSCVPNHRCGVYTQVVWRKSLELGCARATCVKEQASLTICFYNPPGNYIGESPY; encoded by the coding sequence ATGAAAATGGTTCATGGTGCATTGTTTTTGCTGGCTGCAGTGGCCACGTTCCACGTGTCATCGGAGGCGGAAGCTCCGCCCCTGGCACCGGAGCTCTCCGCGGAGGCTAGAGAGTTCTTGGAGGCGCACAACCAAGCGAGGGCGGCGGTGGGGGTGGAACCGCTGCGGTGGAGCGAGCAGCTGGCGAACGTGACGAGCAAGCTGGCGCGGTACCAGCGGGACAAACTGGGGTGCGAGTTCGCGAACCTGAGCACCGGCAAGTACGGCGCGAACCAGCTCTTGGCATGGGGCACGGCGGTGACGCCGCGCATGGCGGTTGAGGAGTGGGTGAAGCAGAAGCAGTTCTACAACCACGCCGACAACTCTTGCGTCCCCAACCACCGGTGCGGCGTCTACACGCAGGTTGTGTGGAGAAAGTCGCTTGAGCTCGGGTGCGCTCGAGCGACGTGTGTGAAGGAACAGGCTAGCTTGACCATTTGCTTCTATAATCCTCCTGGGAACTACATTGGAGAAAGCCCATACTAA